The following proteins are encoded in a genomic region of Chelmon rostratus isolate fCheRos1 chromosome 3, fCheRos1.pri, whole genome shotgun sequence:
- the LOC121604648 gene encoding CD209 antigen-like protein E isoform X1, whose translation MSVFFHSSGSDINIEVGEYQEFPKPEPKDAAAAERTPNPKLRHLSAVVLSFGLLCVLQGILNISLRLALNEPTDGGETEEESCPQGWMMFGSSCYYISSQRRSWDDSRQDCVQRDADLVIIDSREEQAFLTGFTMATWVGMTDREEEGTWVWVDGTPVNKDGLQWALGQPDSAFGGEDCGDLRTMIDFIGLNDFNCSARNQWICEKTLWPLTSWCFPRV comes from the exons ATGTCTGTGTTCTTCCATTCCAGTGGGTCTGATATCAACATCGAGGTTGGTGAGTATCAGGAATTCCCTAAACCTGAACCtaaggatgctgctgctgctgagaggacTCCAAACCCAA AATTGAGACATCTGAGTGCGGTTGTGCTGAGCTTCGGACTGCTGTGTGTTCTTCAAGGGATTCTCAACATCTCTCTGAGACTTGCTCTGAATGAGCCCACTGATGGAG gtgagacagaggaagagagctgTCCACAGGGCTGGATGATGTTTGGCTCCAGCTGCTACTACATTTCCTCACAGAGGAGAAGCTGGGACGACAGCCGGCAGGACTGTGTGCAGAGAGACGCTGACCTGGTCATCATcgacagcagagaggaacag GCCTTCCTCACTGGATTCACTATGGCAACATGGGTTGGCATGACTGACAGGGAAGAGGAAGGAACTTGGGTGTGGGTGGATGGAACACCAGTGAACAAAGACGG GTTGCAGTGGGCCCTTGGGCAGCCTGACAGTGCATTTGGAGGAGAAGACTGTGGTGACCTTCGTACAATGATTGATTTCATTGGCTTGAATGACTTCAACTGTAGTGCCAGAAACCAGTGGATCTGCGAGAAAACCTTATG gcccttgacttcctggtgtttcccgcgtgtctga
- the LOC121604648 gene encoding CD209 antigen-like protein E isoform X2 encodes MSVFFHSSGSDINIEVELRHLSAVVLSFGLLCVLQGILNISLRLALNEPTDGGETEEESCPQGWMMFGSSCYYISSQRRSWDDSRQDCVQRDADLVIIDSREEQAFLTGFTMATWVGMTDREEEGTWVWVDGTPVNKDGLQWALGQPDSAFGGEDCGDLRTMIDFIGLNDFNCSARNQWICEKTLWPLTSWCFPRV; translated from the exons ATGTCTGTGTTCTTCCATTCCAGTGGGTCTGATATCAACATCGAGGTTG AATTGAGACATCTGAGTGCGGTTGTGCTGAGCTTCGGACTGCTGTGTGTTCTTCAAGGGATTCTCAACATCTCTCTGAGACTTGCTCTGAATGAGCCCACTGATGGAG gtgagacagaggaagagagctgTCCACAGGGCTGGATGATGTTTGGCTCCAGCTGCTACTACATTTCCTCACAGAGGAGAAGCTGGGACGACAGCCGGCAGGACTGTGTGCAGAGAGACGCTGACCTGGTCATCATcgacagcagagaggaacag GCCTTCCTCACTGGATTCACTATGGCAACATGGGTTGGCATGACTGACAGGGAAGAGGAAGGAACTTGGGTGTGGGTGGATGGAACACCAGTGAACAAAGACGG GTTGCAGTGGGCCCTTGGGCAGCCTGACAGTGCATTTGGAGGAGAAGACTGTGGTGACCTTCGTACAATGATTGATTTCATTGGCTTGAATGACTTCAACTGTAGTGCCAGAAACCAGTGGATCTGCGAGAAAACCTTATG gcccttgacttcctggtgtttcccgcgtgtctga
- the LOC121604216 gene encoding H/ACA ribonucleoprotein complex non-core subunit NAF1-like has translation MDEKLPEKDGHVLEAHKQEEEEMEVTMTTQLENLNVTPDGADTSTSQAHPEETGDAHTDSKAAVHSLDGVCRTEVCEDSSDGSDSDSSSSSSSSSSSSSSSSPSTPLIGDDDDDEGFSQPAPIKTRDEVLVEELPAVEEVCVSLPEDAELLPVGTVSSILQTLVIIQSLKDTPPLTDDSIIFRSDRLALAKVFEVFGPVSSPLYILRFNSADQITSKGLTEGLTVYYAPAFKEYTGYVLIQQLKLLKGSDASWKNDQEPPVEALDYSDDEKEHEAKRKVKNKKKKDNSSTDNPALITQNTLQQPKHDVRVFSPRHAGPPFRHQNPKNEHLPFKHTHTPPRHIHPPPRHTHGPPMYLPPPPCPYPPPPPHSFPPPNFPLYPPPPPSFFNPSFASFWQPNSVPFSDIPPPPPPPPPPSSASVTPGSHPLYR, from the exons ATGGACGAAAAACTACCAGAGAAGGACGGACATGTGCTGgaagcacacaaacaggaggaagaggagatggaagtTACTATGACGACGCAACTAGAAAATCTCAATGTAACCCCTGATGGTGCGGACACTTCAACTTCACAAGCGCatccagaggaaacaggagatgcacacacagactcaaaagCAGCAGTGCATTCTTTGGACGGTGTGTGCAGGACAGAGGTCTGTGAGGACAGCTCAGACGGGTCAGACAG TGacagctcttcctcttcttcttcatcctcctcctcctcctcttcctcttctccctctacCCCTTTGATTGGCGATGATGACGACGACGAGGGTTTCAGCCAACCAGCCCCCATAAAAACCAGAGATGAAGTCCTGGTCGAG gaGCTGCCtgcagtggaggaggtgtgtgtgtcgttACCAGAAGATGCAGAACTGCTGCCTGTAGGAACGGTCTCCAGTATTTTACAGACACTTG TTATCATCCAGTCTCTGAAAGATACTCCACCTCTGACCGATGACAGCATCATCTTTAGATCTGATAGGCTGGCTTTGGCCAAG gtgtttgaGGTGTTCGGTCCAGTGTCCAGTCCCCTGTATATTCTGCGTTTTAACTCTGCAGACCAGATAACCAGCAAGGGGTTGACAGAGGGACTGACAGTTTATTACGCACCGGCTTTCAAAGAGTACACAGGATACGTCCTCATACAACAGCTCAAACT TTTAAAGGGATCTGATGCTTCCTGGAAGAATGACCAAGAACCACCAGTGGAG GCTTTAGATTATAGTGATGACGAGAAAGAGCATGAAGCCAAGAGGAAagtgaagaacaaaaagaagaaggacAATAGCAGTACAG ATAATCCTGCCCTCATTACCCAGAACACCTTGCAGCAGCCGAAGCATGACGTCAGAGTTTTCTCTCCAAGACACGCAGGGCCTCCATTCAGACACCAGAACCCAAAGAATGAACATCTaccattcaaacacacacacactccacccaGACACATCCACCCACCACCTAGACACACACATGGTCCTCCAATGtacctcccccctcccccctgcccttatcctcctccacctccacactcTTTTCCGCCACCCAACTTCCCTCTctacccccctcctcctccctctttcttcaaTCCATCTTTTGCTTCTTTCTGGCAACCAAATTCTGTCCCCTTCTCTgacatccctcctcctcctcctcctcctccccccccctCCTCCGCCTCAGTGACACCCGGCTCACACCCTCTGTACAGGTAG